Proteins co-encoded in one Stomoxys calcitrans chromosome 5, idStoCalc2.1, whole genome shotgun sequence genomic window:
- the LOC106081369 gene encoding serine/arginine repetitive matrix protein 1 has protein sequence MPPAAGSNSTTNAAVQAAAKAEKEERLRGALKAFILKERQRKKEEYQAKLEQDRQRKEREARERQNDMTLEETRGQITKLEQKLTELQNQKQQLFLQLKKVLNEDENRKKQQKDNEMYAMQALQAQAASAAPQPQVFLPPKIQQHTMPVLTKPPNNPPVKRGRSPSPTQPGYYKQTNYNPPKHDERRAADSARVLWNKPHSQYQTPGTLFYQTTSNPPPPPQAPTAPAIIYTQYNLPLRQGYHLELPPTSNVPTSKPDSQGQKPTQVYHINLDQPPNPQSGMGGGVSNSVQAQKPQITMEKITDRYHEVKHEGPPSHGGPPTHQLSESVVYMPLHPNVMQISGGAPPPNSKPGSGYAPVRNASGHETQMGRQQQITVMTGQPGQQPQQQLHYPRRMF, from the exons ATGCCGCCCGCTGCGGGCTCAAATAGCACCACAAACGCAGCGGTACAGGCGGCAGCTAAAGCTGAAAAGGAAGAAAGATTAAGGGGAGCCTTAAAGGCGTTTATTcttaaggaaaggcaaaggaAAAAAGAAG AGTATCAAGCGAAGTTAGAGCAGGACAGGCAGCGAAAGGAACGCGAAGCTCGGGAGAGGCAAAATGATATGACGCTGGAAGAGACCCGTGGTCAAATAACAAAGTTGGAGCAAAAGCTTACCGAGCTGCAGAACCAGAAGCAACAATTATTTTTACAGCTAAAAAAGGTCCTCAACGAAGATGAAAACCGTAAGAAGCAACAAAAGGACAATGAAATGTACGCAATGCAAGCTTTGCAGGCTCAGGCCGCAAGTGCCGCACCACAACCTCAGGTTTTCTTACCGCCCAAGATTCAGCAGCATACAATGCCCGTTTTGACAAAA CCACCCAACAACCCTCCGGTAAAAAGAGGGCGTAGTCCCTCTCCCACACAACCGGGATATTACAAACAAACCAACTACAACCCGCCAA AACACGATGAACGTCGTGCTGCAGACTCCGCTAGAGTATTGTGGAACA AACCGCATTCACAATACCAAACACCTGGAACGTTGTTTTATCAAACTACGAGCAATCCTCCCCCGCCTCCACAAGCACCTACTGCACCGGCTATTATTTATACACAATACAACCTACCGCTACGACAGGGTTATCATTTAGAATTGCCACCTACATCAAATGTGCCTACATCTAAACCAGATAGCCAAGGGCAAAAACCCACACAAGTTTACCACATAAACTTAGATCAACCGCCAAATCCTCAGTCTGGGATGGGTGGTGGTGTTTCCAATAGTGTACAGGCTCAGAAACCACAAATCACGATGGAGAAAATAACAGACCGTTACCACGAAGTCAAACACGAAGGTCCGCCTTCACATGGTGGCCCACCTACCCATCAATTATCCGAAAGCGTTGTCTATATGCCTTTGCATCCTAATGTAATGCAAATAAGTGGCGGTGCGCCTCCACCG AATTCAAAGCCGGGATCTGGATATGCTCCAGTTCGTAATGCTTCAGGTCATGAAACGCAAATGGGACGACAGCAGCAGATTACGGTTATGACAGGACAACCAGGCCAACAACCGCAGCAACAATTACATTATCCACGTCGGATGTTCTAA